The Branchiostoma floridae strain S238N-H82 unplaced genomic scaffold, Bfl_VNyyK Sc7u5tJ_1514, whole genome shotgun sequence region CTTTCGACTTCCAATTAATTCGTTGCTGCCATGGTCATTATCCAAAATATTACTGATAAATATCTCTCCTCTCCTTTTAGATAAAATCTTAGACTGTCACTGTTGTAACTTTTGGCAATGAGTCTTCTGGACCAACTCACCAAGTTCTCCAAAAGCTCGCTGCGCCGCACGGAAACTCACGTGAGAACTGTGGACGGGCGAGAGTTCGTCGAGTCACGTGACGAAAAGGGACGCTCAAACTTGACCCCTGTAGGTGCTAAGGACTATGGGTGGATCGGTGACGTCAAACCTGACCTACAAGTCGCAAAAATTCGTCCAGGTCTATTTTTGGGTAACAACTTTTTTACAGTGTTTTAACGCTGGTTCACTAGTActtttatccgcagggtaacctatatccggcGTTTTtaaaaagcagggtatttatggatatcaagtagATGGATagcggtttcaaattgcaatagaaattgtattttcaacatatacggcactttgaaaccaccgtcctgCGACTAGATGTGccatgtttttgaaaacaacagatataggttaccccacggataaaggtgaactggcattatttttgtttcttcttagAATTTTTGATCGTATTAAAAATTGCTGAAAGTATTTCTGACGAAGAATTTACTGCAATGTGTTCTATTGACTTGACGtacgttgtttgtttgtttgcaggaTCGCAAGACGTAACTGTGCGTCCAGAGTTGTTCCGATCTAACAACATAACTCACGTTCTTAACGTCGCCGCTGGCGTTGAAACCGAAACATTTCCCGACGCCTTCACGTACAAACATGTTCCCATCCTGGACCTTCCCGACACCAACATCACCGCGTTCTTCCCCGAGTGCTTCGCATTTATCAGTGCAGGAGTGACCTCTGGCGGTGTTTTTGTGCACTGCAATGCTGGCGTGTCCCGTGCGGTTTCTATCGTTGTTGGTTACCTAATGACGACAGAGGGGTTAAGTTTTGAAGATGCTTACAGACAAGTTAAAGAGATTAGGTCCAGTGCAAGACCTAATGATGGTTTTATGAAACAGTTAAAAGAATACAAGCCATCGGAGTAACAATAAACAATCATTACaaacttttagaaaaaaaaatttcttgaaAGACTAACTGAAATATTTATTTAAACTAATGCATCATGTCTTTTAGCTAcatgtttgtttcaaatgtttcaaaGAAATAGTTATAGACACGTACAGCAATTTAGACTACAAAAAAGTGCCTATAGATTAAGTACAATGGGAAACAAGCAGTTGCCGTTTGTTTACATAGTAAACATGGGCGTGGGCCTAGCGCATGTGTGAACATTACACGTAATAAGTATATCCTCGTAATAAGTAAGttattaaccctcatccgaccgttacatttttacgacgaatctgaccgtatggggtcatttttgaccccattttgttttgctcatagacatatttctgctggcttattttgtcacttctatgtatttactgtttcaccaatctatgaaaaatattttaacaagttttggtgtcagtagttattactcattatcataatttatgcagaaaatgaggagaaaccacatttgctctgaaaatctaccatactcaacctacttaaacaatgttttgaattatAGATTTCTAAACAAAGGTTTTGATGCTGCAATAATACTTATAGCATAATAAtgctatttaacaagaaaaaatacaatatttgtg contains the following coding sequences:
- the LOC118407977 gene encoding dual specificity protein phosphatase 19-like encodes the protein MSLLDQLTKFSKSSLRRTETHVRTVDGREFVESRDEKGRSNLTPVGAKDYGWIGDVKPDLQVAKIRPGSQDVTVRPELFRSNNITHVLNVAAGVETETFPDAFTYKHVPILDLPDTNITAFFPECFAFISAGVTSGGVFVHCNAGVSRAVSIVVGYLMTTEGLSFEDAYRQVKEIRSSARPNDGFMKQLKEYKPSE